One Desulfobulbus propionicus DSM 2032 DNA segment encodes these proteins:
- a CDS encoding CoB--CoM heterodisulfide reductase iron-sulfur subunit A family protein encodes MSDTAGNGAVLVVGGGISGLTAALEAAEVGNDVFLIEKNAYFGGRVAQLNQYFPKLCPPTCGLEINFKRIKDNRRIRTYTMTTVKSISGGPGNFEVQLETAPRFINSNCTACGDCAQACTDEIDDAFNFGMGKIKAVYLPHEMAFPRRYVLAKQACSPSCLEAIKAACKYNAVELDMQPKTFTLKVSSIIWSTGWNPYDANKISNLNYGSSSAIITNMMMERLAADNGPTKGKILRPGDNKEPASFAFVQCAGSRDENHLQHCSYICCMATLKHISYIRAQYPDAKIYVFYIDLRTPGKYEKFREKFMADPNTVFIKGKVADIVAERDGGVTVVAENAVTGKKVHQKVDLCVLATGMEPALGEQAKTLGVAMDGNGFVVSDPAKGMIAAGCAKSAVDVYSSGQSSTAAALKAIQIGR; translated from the coding sequence ATGAGTGACACTGCAGGCAATGGTGCGGTACTGGTTGTGGGTGGCGGTATTAGTGGTCTGACCGCCGCGCTCGAAGCTGCTGAAGTCGGTAATGATGTTTTTCTGATCGAGAAAAACGCATATTTTGGTGGCCGGGTTGCACAGCTCAATCAGTATTTCCCCAAACTTTGTCCCCCAACTTGTGGACTTGAGATCAATTTCAAGCGTATCAAGGACAATCGTCGAATACGAACATATACCATGACCACGGTTAAATCGATCTCCGGCGGTCCTGGCAATTTTGAAGTTCAATTGGAGACGGCCCCGCGTTTTATCAATTCCAATTGCACAGCCTGTGGAGATTGCGCTCAGGCATGTACCGATGAAATCGATGACGCTTTCAACTTCGGCATGGGAAAAATCAAAGCAGTCTACCTTCCCCATGAAATGGCCTTTCCACGCCGTTACGTGTTGGCCAAACAGGCTTGCTCTCCCTCTTGTCTGGAAGCGATCAAGGCAGCATGCAAGTACAATGCGGTTGAGTTGGATATGCAGCCCAAGACCTTTACCCTCAAGGTCAGCTCCATCATCTGGTCGACCGGATGGAATCCCTATGATGCCAACAAAATCAGCAATCTGAATTACGGGTCTTCTTCAGCCATCATTACCAATATGATGATGGAGCGACTGGCCGCAGATAACGGTCCCACGAAAGGCAAGATCCTCCGTCCAGGTGACAATAAGGAACCTGCTTCCTTTGCTTTTGTGCAATGTGCCGGCTCCAGAGACGAAAATCATCTGCAACACTGTTCTTACATTTGTTGCATGGCGACCCTCAAACACATCTCGTATATCCGGGCACAATATCCAGACGCAAAAATCTACGTTTTTTATATCGATCTCCGCACGCCTGGGAAATACGAAAAATTTCGCGAAAAATTCATGGCCGATCCGAACACTGTCTTTATCAAGGGAAAAGTTGCGGATATCGTGGCCGAACGTGACGGTGGAGTCACCGTGGTGGCTGAAAATGCTGTTACCGGCAAGAAAGTGCACCAGAAGGTCGATCTCTGTGTACTGGCCACTGGCATGGAGCCTGCTTTGGGTGAGCAAGCTAAAACCTTGGGTGTGGCCATGGATGGAAATGGATTTGTTGTTTCCGATCCTGCGAAGGGCATGATTGCAGCAGGCTGTGCTAAATCCGCCGTTGATGTATATTCCAGTGGACAATCGTCCACGGCGGCTGCTCTCAAAGCTATTCAGATCGGACGGTAG
- the nusB gene encoding transcription antitermination factor NusB, with the protein MGLRRKSRELALQFLFSHDFQERSCAPDDVARDLDMFCQLFDVSQKALPYGRELILGICRHREEIDALLATHSHNWRVERMSLVDRNILRIAVFEMRHCDQAPAQVAINEALEIAKRYSIGESVSFINGILDAIQASLAT; encoded by the coding sequence ATGGGATTACGTCGTAAATCACGGGAGTTGGCCCTGCAGTTTCTCTTTAGTCACGATTTTCAGGAGCGTTCCTGCGCTCCTGATGACGTGGCTAGGGATCTGGACATGTTCTGTCAACTGTTCGATGTCAGCCAGAAGGCGTTACCCTACGGACGGGAGCTGATTCTTGGAATCTGTCGGCACCGCGAGGAAATTGACGCCTTGCTGGCCACCCATTCCCACAACTGGCGGGTTGAACGGATGTCGCTGGTGGACCGGAACATTCTCAGGATAGCCGTGTTTGAGATGCGTCACTGTGACCAGGCTCCGGCGCAGGTGGCCATCAACGAGGCCTTGGAAATTGCCAAGCGGTATTCCATTGGAGAGTCGGTTTCCTTCATCAACGGCATTCTCGACGCCATCCAGGCTTCCCTGGCCACCTAA
- a CDS encoding FtsK/SpoIIIE family DNA translocase produces MTSSDSRTKPRSRQEVVALLLLFLALFFLLALGSYIVPLLGAEPVLQQPSANWCGSLGFYAAHYLLSFLGLIAVLPLGLLGYAMVTVLLSRPTSNRLPAIVAGLSGIMISSSGLFGAFERLLLPPEFVAPGGYLGTLVWGLLRGVIGAAGSVLVLILLLIFSLMASVRFSPFAVITKKTDDDPPVEQLPLGPVIPPEGGRCRGKAPAVPRSAEPEPQPPTVASTAPPVHQPGKKTTAEPPDQDGGCKQGGQSSPFDLPPLSLLDSNQEGEVELSREHYYEVSATLLAKLQDFGVQGTVAGISPGPVVTTYEFSPAPGVKINKIVNLADDLAMVLKVDRVRIVGSIPGKAAIGIEIPNPIRRTVYLRDILLSAEYQDASSMLSLALGFDVIGRPVVANLARMPHLLIAGATGAGKSVAINAFIASILFKATPDDVRLLMIDPKRIELSVYDDIPHLLHPVVVEAKMASRALLWAVREMERRYRLLEERRVKSFASYNAVSEEKLPYIVIIVDELADLMMVASKDVETSIARLAQMARAAGMHIILATQRPSVDVLTGLIKANFPTRISFKVSSKVDSRTILDGSGAEHLLGMGDMLFLPPGAAKLQRIHGAFISEHETERLVSHLKEQGAAEYDESVLQLVEEEQEGGEGEIEEYDEKYDEAVAVVTETGQASISMVQRRLRVGYNRAARMIEIMEKEGIVGPADGSRPREVLVRSGYDDTE; encoded by the coding sequence ATGACCTCTTCTGACTCGCGAACCAAGCCGAGAAGCCGGCAGGAGGTTGTTGCCCTTCTCCTGTTGTTTCTCGCACTTTTTTTTCTCCTGGCATTGGGCAGCTATATCGTCCCGCTGCTGGGAGCCGAACCGGTACTGCAACAACCGTCAGCCAACTGGTGCGGCTCGCTGGGTTTTTATGCCGCCCATTATCTGCTCTCCTTTCTTGGACTGATCGCCGTCTTGCCGCTCGGCCTGCTTGGTTATGCCATGGTCACGGTGTTGTTGTCCCGACCAACGAGCAACCGCCTGCCGGCCATCGTCGCCGGACTTTCTGGCATCATGATCAGCTCGTCCGGACTGTTCGGCGCCTTTGAACGGTTACTGCTGCCACCTGAATTTGTGGCTCCCGGTGGATATCTCGGAACCTTGGTATGGGGACTCTTGCGTGGGGTCATTGGGGCGGCAGGTTCTGTATTGGTGCTTATCTTGCTGTTGATCTTTTCCCTGATGGCCTCGGTCCGTTTTTCTCCGTTCGCCGTTATCACCAAGAAAACGGACGATGACCCTCCCGTGGAGCAGCTGCCATTGGGGCCGGTGATTCCCCCTGAGGGAGGCAGATGTCGTGGGAAAGCACCGGCTGTTCCCCGAAGTGCCGAACCTGAGCCACAACCGCCGACTGTGGCAAGTACTGCGCCTCCCGTGCATCAACCGGGCAAAAAGACCACTGCCGAACCGCCGGATCAGGATGGCGGGTGCAAACAGGGTGGTCAATCCTCTCCATTTGATTTACCGCCGCTTTCCCTGCTTGACAGCAATCAGGAAGGCGAGGTGGAGCTCAGCCGTGAACACTACTATGAAGTCAGTGCCACCTTGCTGGCCAAACTTCAGGACTTCGGCGTCCAGGGGACCGTGGCCGGCATCTCGCCGGGCCCGGTGGTGACCACCTATGAATTTTCGCCGGCGCCAGGGGTCAAGATCAATAAAATCGTCAATTTGGCCGATGACCTGGCCATGGTGCTCAAGGTGGACCGGGTGCGAATTGTCGGCTCCATCCCCGGCAAGGCGGCGATTGGCATCGAGATCCCCAACCCGATCCGCCGAACCGTGTATCTGCGGGATATCCTCTTGAGTGCCGAGTATCAAGACGCCTCCTCCATGCTGAGCCTGGCCCTTGGGTTCGACGTGATCGGCCGGCCGGTGGTAGCCAATCTGGCCCGGATGCCCCATCTGCTCATCGCCGGGGCCACGGGTGCGGGCAAATCGGTGGCCATCAATGCCTTTATCGCTTCCATCCTGTTTAAGGCCACGCCCGACGATGTCCGCCTGCTGATGATCGACCCCAAACGGATCGAGCTTTCTGTGTACGACGACATTCCTCACCTGTTGCATCCCGTTGTTGTCGAGGCCAAGATGGCCTCCCGAGCACTTTTGTGGGCTGTACGCGAAATGGAGCGCCGCTATCGGTTGTTGGAAGAACGGCGGGTAAAATCCTTTGCCTCCTATAACGCGGTTTCTGAAGAGAAGTTGCCGTATATCGTGATTATTGTCGACGAGTTGGCTGACCTGATGATGGTTGCCTCCAAGGATGTGGAAACTTCGATTGCCCGTTTGGCCCAGATGGCCCGGGCGGCTGGTATGCATATCATTCTTGCGACCCAACGGCCATCGGTCGATGTGCTGACCGGACTGATCAAAGCCAACTTCCCCACGCGAATTTCCTTCAAGGTCTCGTCCAAAGTGGACTCGCGTACCATCCTCGATGGATCCGGTGCCGAGCATCTACTCGGCATGGGCGACATGCTCTTTCTGCCTCCAGGAGCCGCCAAGTTGCAACGGATCCATGGAGCGTTCATTTCCGAGCATGAGACCGAGCGGCTAGTCAGCCACCTAAAAGAGCAGGGGGCCGCCGAATATGACGAAAGCGTGCTGCAACTGGTGGAGGAAGAGCAGGAAGGCGGTGAAGGGGAGATTGAGGAATACGATGAAAAATATGACGAGGCGGTGGCTGTGGTGACTGAAACCGGCCAGGCGTCCATTTCCATGGTTCAGCGCCGGCTGCGAGTCGGATACAATCGCGCCGCCCGAATGATCGAGATCATGGAAAAAGAGGGAATAGTCGGCCCGGCGGATGGATCGCGCCCACGCGAGGTCTTGGTCCGCTCCGGGTATGACGACACCGAATGA
- the aprA gene encoding adenylyl-sulfate reductase subunit alpha translates to MALPNKPKGELAAVVDPEIVEHSCDVLIVGGGMAACGAAFEIKKWAPEGMKIILCDKAAMERSGAVAQGLSAINTYIGENAIEDYVKMVRNDLMGVVREDLIYDLGRHVDESVKLFEEWGLPVWKKADDGSNLDGAKPAKTLREGGVPVRTGKWQIMINGESYKCVVAEPAKKALGEENIMERIFIVKMLLDKNKENTIAGAVGFSTRENKVHVFKCKAALVACGGAVNIFRPRSTGEGKGRAWYPVWNAGSTYTMCAQVGATLTMMENRFTPARFKDGYGPVGAWFLLFKAKVQNGLGEFYANSPAVKEELSKFMPYGQSAVTPTCLRNHLMLNELKAGRGPIYMATDVALNAFLDAQRASGKDEKEVKKFWKHLESEAWEDFLDMSVGQAGLWAGMDIEPEKVGSEIMPTEPYMLGSHSGCCGIWTSGPMESWVPEVDGPRSHQYKWGYNRMTTVNGLFTAGDGVGASGHKFSSGSHAEGRIVAKQMVKYCRDNADFTPELAQTAKELADEVYAPVKLYNQFKDATTAADVNPNYVKPAGMMMRLMKATDEYGGGVATYYMTSGKLLNICLDLLRLMREDAEKMAAGDLHELMRAWENYHRIWCVETHIRHIEFRKESRYPGFYYRSDYPTCDDENWKCFVNSTFDPKSKEWKCEKVPCINIIETSPWI, encoded by the coding sequence ATGGCATTACCGAATAAGCCGAAAGGCGAGCTTGCCGCCGTTGTCGATCCGGAAATCGTAGAGCATAGCTGTGACGTGCTGATCGTTGGTGGTGGTATGGCTGCTTGCGGCGCCGCTTTCGAGATCAAGAAATGGGCACCCGAAGGCATGAAGATCATTCTGTGCGACAAGGCTGCCATGGAGCGTTCCGGCGCCGTTGCTCAGGGTCTGTCCGCCATTAATACCTACATCGGCGAGAACGCTATCGAAGACTATGTCAAGATGGTTCGTAACGACCTGATGGGCGTTGTTCGTGAAGACCTGATCTATGACCTTGGCCGTCACGTGGACGAGTCTGTTAAGCTGTTTGAGGAGTGGGGTCTGCCCGTTTGGAAGAAAGCTGATGATGGGTCCAACCTTGATGGTGCCAAGCCTGCCAAAACCCTTCGTGAGGGTGGCGTTCCGGTTCGTACCGGTAAATGGCAGATCATGATCAACGGCGAGTCCTACAAGTGCGTCGTTGCCGAGCCGGCCAAGAAGGCTTTGGGTGAAGAGAACATCATGGAGCGTATCTTCATCGTCAAGATGTTGCTCGACAAGAACAAAGAGAACACCATTGCCGGTGCTGTCGGTTTCTCCACCCGTGAGAACAAAGTGCATGTCTTTAAATGCAAGGCTGCTCTCGTAGCTTGTGGTGGTGCGGTTAACATTTTCCGTCCGCGGTCCACCGGCGAGGGTAAGGGTCGTGCATGGTACCCGGTATGGAACGCAGGTTCCACCTACACCATGTGTGCTCAGGTTGGTGCTACCCTGACCATGATGGAAAACCGTTTCACACCGGCACGCTTCAAAGACGGATATGGCCCGGTTGGTGCTTGGTTCCTTCTGTTCAAGGCCAAAGTGCAGAACGGTCTGGGTGAGTTCTATGCCAACAGCCCGGCAGTCAAAGAGGAGCTGTCCAAGTTCATGCCCTATGGTCAATCCGCCGTTACCCCCACCTGTCTGCGCAACCACCTGATGCTCAACGAGCTGAAGGCCGGCCGTGGTCCGATCTACATGGCCACCGACGTTGCTCTCAATGCCTTCCTGGATGCACAGCGCGCTTCTGGCAAGGATGAGAAAGAGGTGAAGAAATTCTGGAAACACCTCGAGTCCGAGGCTTGGGAAGACTTCCTGGATATGTCCGTTGGTCAGGCCGGTCTGTGGGCTGGTATGGACATCGAGCCGGAGAAGGTTGGTTCTGAGATCATGCCGACCGAACCCTACATGCTGGGTAGCCACTCCGGCTGCTGCGGTATCTGGACCTCCGGACCAATGGAAAGCTGGGTGCCCGAGGTTGATGGCCCGCGTTCGCATCAGTACAAGTGGGGCTACAACCGCATGACCACCGTTAACGGTTTGTTCACCGCTGGTGACGGCGTTGGTGCTTCTGGTCACAAGTTCTCCTCCGGTTCCCATGCCGAGGGTCGTATCGTTGCCAAGCAGATGGTTAAGTACTGCCGTGATAACGCCGATTTCACCCCGGAATTGGCTCAGACTGCCAAAGAGTTGGCCGACGAAGTATACGCACCGGTTAAACTGTACAACCAGTTCAAGGATGCAACCACTGCCGCAGACGTTAATCCGAACTATGTCAAGCCGGCTGGTATGATGATGCGTCTGATGAAGGCCACCGACGAGTATGGTGGTGGTGTAGCTACTTACTATATGACCTCTGGCAAGTTGCTCAATATCTGCCTCGACCTGCTCCGCTTGATGCGTGAGGATGCCGAGAAGATGGCTGCCGGCGACCTGCATGAGCTGATGCGTGCCTGGGAGAACTACCACCGTATCTGGTGTGTTGAGACCCATATTCGTCACATCGAGTTCCGGAAAGAGTCCCGTTATCCTGGATTCTACTATCGTTCCGATTACCCGACCTGTGATGATGAGAACTGGAAGTGCTTCGTGAACTCCACCTTTGATCCGAAATCCAAAGAGTGGAAGTGCGAGAAGGTTCCGTGCATCAACATCATTGAGACCAGTCCTTGGATCTGA
- the aprB gene encoding adenylyl-sulfate reductase subunit beta, producing MPSYVDPSKCDGCKGGDKTACMYICPNDLMVLNVEAMRAYNQEPDACWECYSCVKICPQGAIFVRGYDDFVPLGGQVHPMRSSDSIMWTVKFRNGNVKRFKFPIRTTAEGASNEYAGQKGANLDDECLLLESNLPTPTKLA from the coding sequence ATGCCAAGTTACGTAGATCCTTCGAAATGTGATGGTTGCAAGGGTGGAGATAAGACCGCCTGCATGTACATCTGCCCCAACGACCTGATGGTGCTCAACGTCGAGGCGATGAGAGCATACAATCAAGAGCCGGATGCATGCTGGGAGTGCTATTCCTGCGTCAAGATCTGCCCCCAGGGCGCGATCTTTGTTCGTGGTTATGATGACTTTGTACCGTTGGGCGGCCAAGTGCATCCGATGCGTTCTTCCGACTCCATCATGTGGACCGTTAAGTTCCGCAATGGTAATGTAAAGCGCTTCAAGTTCCCGATTCGGACCACCGCTGAAGGTGCTTCCAATGAGTATGCCGGTCAGAAAGGCGCAAATCTTGATGACGAATGTTTGCTGCTCGAGAGCAACCTTCCGACCCCCACCAAGCTGGCCTGA
- the ribH gene encoding 6,7-dimethyl-8-ribityllumazine synthase encodes MAHYLEGHLQGAGRKIGIVVARFNSFISEKLLEGAIDSLVRSGVNTNDIVVARVPGAFEIPLVAQKMAKSGKYDAVICLGAVIRGATPHFDYVAGEVAKGTAQVMLDAGIPVLFGVLTTETIEQAIERAGTKAGNKGSDVAIAALEMINLLDAVN; translated from the coding sequence ATGGCACACTATCTGGAAGGTCATTTACAGGGGGCGGGGCGCAAGATCGGTATTGTCGTTGCCCGATTCAACTCATTTATTTCGGAAAAACTGTTGGAAGGGGCGATTGACAGCTTGGTGCGTTCCGGAGTCAACACCAACGATATCGTGGTGGCCCGGGTTCCCGGCGCTTTTGAAATCCCGCTGGTGGCGCAGAAGATGGCCAAGTCGGGCAAGTACGACGCGGTGATCTGTCTTGGCGCGGTCATTCGCGGGGCCACGCCCCATTTCGATTACGTGGCCGGAGAGGTGGCCAAGGGGACGGCCCAGGTGATGCTTGATGCCGGTATCCCGGTACTGTTCGGGGTCCTGACCACCGAGACCATCGAGCAAGCGATTGAACGGGCCGGTACCAAGGCCGGCAACAAAGGTTCGGACGTGGCCATCGCCGCTTTGGAGATGATCAACTTGCTGGACGCGGTCAACTGA
- a CDS encoding bifunctional 3,4-dihydroxy-2-butanone-4-phosphate synthase/GTP cyclohydrolase II, with product MAVSSIEEVVEDIKAGKMVILVDDEDRENEGDLCMAAELVTPEAINFMATHGRGLICLALSPDIVDQLGLPMMVSNNQSPYGTGFTISIEARTGVSTGISAADRARTIEAAVHPKATPRDIISPGHIFPLRARGGGVLVRTGQTEGSVDLARIAGLRTAGIICEIMKDDGTMARMPDLEIFAEQHGLKIATIADLVAYRLRKDVLVRRAAEARLPTYHAGEFRLIAYQNDVDKQEHVALVKGEINPDEPVMVRVHSECLTGDVFGSARCDCGSQLHAAMRMVEQEGKGVVLYMRQEGRGIGLINKLKAYKLQDNDGLDTVEANIRLGFKPDLRDYGIGAQILRDLGVRKMRLLTNNPKKIIGLEGYGLEVVDRLPIEIPGDEENKDYLRTKRDKMGHILELYGDMPMGCVTRDP from the coding sequence ATGGCAGTCAGTTCGATTGAAGAAGTGGTAGAGGATATCAAGGCCGGGAAGATGGTGATCTTGGTGGATGATGAAGACCGGGAGAACGAGGGCGATTTGTGCATGGCCGCCGAACTGGTCACGCCCGAGGCCATTAATTTCATGGCTACCCATGGGCGCGGCTTGATTTGTCTGGCCTTGAGCCCGGACATTGTCGATCAGTTGGGGCTGCCGATGATGGTCTCCAACAACCAGTCCCCCTATGGCACCGGTTTCACCATCAGTATCGAGGCGCGTACCGGAGTCAGTACCGGCATCTCGGCGGCCGATCGGGCGCGGACCATTGAGGCGGCGGTCCATCCCAAGGCCACGCCGCGCGACATCATCAGCCCCGGGCATATTTTTCCCCTGCGGGCCCGTGGCGGTGGCGTGCTGGTCCGTACCGGACAGACCGAAGGCTCGGTGGATCTGGCCCGCATCGCCGGTCTGCGGACCGCTGGGATCATCTGTGAGATCATGAAGGATGACGGCACCATGGCCCGCATGCCCGATCTCGAGATCTTTGCCGAGCAGCATGGGTTGAAAATCGCCACCATTGCCGATCTGGTCGCCTATCGGTTGCGCAAGGACGTGCTGGTTCGCCGTGCCGCCGAGGCTCGGCTGCCGACCTATCATGCCGGTGAATTTCGTCTCATCGCTTATCAGAACGATGTCGACAAACAAGAACATGTGGCGCTGGTCAAGGGCGAGATCAATCCTGATGAACCGGTAATGGTTCGGGTTCACTCCGAATGCCTGACCGGTGACGTCTTCGGTTCCGCCCGTTGCGACTGCGGCTCGCAACTGCATGCCGCCATGCGAATGGTCGAACAGGAGGGCAAGGGCGTGGTGCTGTACATGCGTCAGGAAGGCCGTGGCATCGGACTGATCAACAAGCTCAAAGCCTATAAGCTGCAGGACAACGATGGATTGGATACGGTCGAGGCCAATATTCGCCTCGGGTTCAAGCCAGACCTGCGTGACTACGGCATTGGCGCCCAGATTCTTCGCGATCTGGGGGTGCGGAAAATGCGGCTTTTAACCAACAATCCCAAAAAGATCATTGGATTGGAAGGCTACGGGCTCGAGGTGGTGGACCGTCTGCCCATCGAGATTCCCGGTGATGAAGAAAACAAGGATTATTTGCGAACCAAACGGGACAAGATGGGGCACATCCTCGAACTGTACGGCGACATGCCGATGGGATGCGTCACCAGGGATCCGTGA
- a CDS encoding riboflavin synthase codes for MFTGIIQGLGTLFEKRPSGGGMIFGLEADFALTDPEEGESIAVNGACLTARNIKGNRFYVDVSPESLARTGLGRLQTGSRVNLERALRLSDRLGGHLVSGHVDAQAQVKDRRRVGEFTLFAFSLDPALGKYVIEKGSITINGVSLTVNSCDREGFSVSIIPHTLAVTTLGMLKEGDHVNIEVDMIGKYVEKLLMEKNAGGAVTGRINPAFLAEHGFL; via the coding sequence ATGTTCACCGGGATCATCCAGGGGCTGGGCACGCTGTTTGAGAAGCGTCCATCCGGCGGCGGCATGATCTTTGGGCTGGAGGCGGATTTTGCCCTGACAGATCCCGAGGAGGGCGAATCGATCGCCGTCAATGGCGCTTGTCTGACCGCGCGCAATATCAAGGGTAATCGGTTCTATGTCGATGTCTCCCCGGAAAGTTTGGCGCGGACTGGACTGGGCCGCTTGCAGACCGGCAGCCGAGTCAACCTGGAACGCGCCCTGCGCCTGAGTGACCGACTAGGGGGGCACTTGGTCAGCGGGCATGTCGATGCCCAGGCACAGGTCAAGGACCGCCGGCGTGTCGGTGAGTTCACCCTGTTTGCTTTTTCCCTGGACCCCGCCTTGGGCAAATATGTTATCGAGAAAGGGTCGATCACCATCAACGGTGTCAGTCTGACAGTGAACAGCTGCGACCGCGAGGGGTTTTCCGTATCCATCATTCCCCACACTCTGGCGGTTACCACCTTGGGTATGCTCAAGGAAGGCGATCATGTCAATATCGAGGTGGACATGATAGGCAAGTATGTGGAAAAATTGCTGATGGAAAAGAACGCTGGCGGCGCGGTGACCGGGCGAATCAACCCGGCCTTTCTCGCCGAACACGGATTTCTTTGA
- a CDS encoding tetratricopeptide repeat protein: MASETIQPLCSLGPMSQENNTEQSNDPVKQDYLEGRKLLREGKHAQAAIAFHNALRGFEERGDQAGVANAADRLGDACLARDEYAMAIANYQRAYAICEKEDDSFSLLALNKKMAAAYRKLGDHDKALELLYDMLEHYRLTNNPKGAVEALIIIAETYAAQGETAKAADAYRSVSSIHARFKHARLAEEFQRRAEALEQGK, encoded by the coding sequence ATGGCGAGTGAAACAATCCAACCTTTGTGTTCCCTCGGGCCGATGTCCCAGGAGAATAACACTGAGCAGAGCAACGATCCCGTCAAACAGGATTACCTTGAAGGCCGTAAACTGCTCCGCGAGGGCAAGCATGCCCAGGCGGCCATCGCCTTTCACAATGCCCTGCGGGGCTTTGAGGAGCGTGGGGATCAGGCGGGCGTGGCCAACGCCGCCGACCGGCTGGGTGATGCCTGCCTGGCTCGGGACGAATACGCCATGGCGATTGCCAACTACCAGCGCGCCTACGCCATCTGCGAAAAAGAGGATGACAGTTTTTCCCTGCTGGCCCTCAATAAGAAGATGGCCGCTGCTTACCGCAAACTGGGGGATCACGACAAGGCGCTGGAATTGCTGTACGATATGCTCGAGCATTACCGCCTGACCAACAATCCCAAGGGCGCAGTCGAGGCGTTAATCATCATTGCCGAAACCTACGCTGCTCAGGGCGAGACGGCCAAAGCTGCCGACGCCTACCGGTCGGTTTCCAGCATCCATGCCCGGTTCAAGCACGCCCGCTTGGCCGAGGAGTTCCAACGACGGGCCGAAGCCCTGGAGCAGGGAAAATAA